TTTCCATGTCGTTTCGAACGGACGGCACCTTGGAAGCGGAGACCGCTCCTCTCCCGAACCTTACGATCTGTCCAAGCGACCACTTCATATCGGATGTTGAAGAAGTGCTAGGCAAAGGGGCCCTTTCTTTGCTATCTTAAAGAGTCCTTTCAGGGGGAGCTCTACACACCATCTCCCTCATGTGTGCCTGGGTTGGATTAGTAAACGTCCATGCGAGACTACCTCGAGTTTGAAAAGCCGATCCGAGAGATCGAAGAGAAAATCGAGAAACTCTCCGCCGCAGCCACAAGCGGTAAGGCGTCTTCTCAGAACGACATTCGGAAGCTTCGTGCGAAGCTTGCTCAAGTCGAACATGATCTCTATCAGACCCTCACGCCCTGGCAGCGCACTCAGCTCGCGCGGCATTCTCAACGCCCCAGCACCTTGGACTATATCAGTGAACTCACCAGAGATTTTCTCGAGTTCCATGGGGACCGTGTGTTCGGCGACGACCGAGCCATTGTGGGAGGATTCGCTCGATTCAACGATCGTCCCGTGATGATCATCGGCCATCAGAAAGGCAAGACGCTGAAGGAACGCATGCAGCGAAACTTCGGCATGCCCAATCCTGAGGGCTATCGAAAAGCTCTCCGGCTCATGAAAATGGCGGAAAAGTTTAACCGCCCGATCCTGACGTTTATCGATACTCCCGGAG
The nucleotide sequence above comes from Nitrospira sp.. Encoded proteins:
- a CDS encoding acetyl-CoA carboxylase carboxyltransferase subunit alpha produces the protein MRDYLEFEKPIREIEEKIEKLSAAATSGKASSQNDIRKLRAKLAQVEHDLYQTLTPWQRTQLARHSQRPSTLDYISELTRDFLEFHGDRVFGDDRAIVGGFARFNDRPVMIIGHQKGKTLKERMQRNFGMPNPEGYRKALRLMKMAEKFNRPILTFIDTPGAYPGIGAEERGQAEAIARNLFVMSRLTVPIISVVIGEGGSGGALALGVADRVLMLEHSVYSVISPEGCAAILWDNPEKIPDAASALKMTADDLAKLGIIDQIVPEPLGGAHREPRAMYDQVGKALTNQLFELLDIPAEQLLTQRDQKYRKMGAVNGLLP